The Methanothrix soehngenii GP6 genome has a window encoding:
- the cbiQ gene encoding cobalt ECF transporter T component CbiQ, which produces MIPDWMREVDAGPLQFPETAQGKKGFVGKTIDGILGFMEEAFVSEASSRLPGVLQSLDPRAKLISILAIVFATSLIGDLNVLIFIYLLTLLFAYLSKIDVLFFIKRVWLFIPVFAGIIALPMIFNIFIPGDPLIHLAILGPGAHLGPFSLPESIYITRQGTVAAVIFTMRVAACVSAVVLLFITTSKQVLFKSLRSVGVPKLYVLTLEMAYRYIFLLMELVREMYIAKKARTIRAGGLFDEQKWMGGRMGYTLIRSLDMSEKVHMAMTSRGFNGEVHIMQEFKFRNRDYLAGATAISLGIVLLLISQNIPRI; this is translated from the coding sequence ATGATTCCGGATTGGATGAGAGAGGTAGATGCTGGCCCACTTCAGTTTCCAGAGACAGCCCAGGGCAAAAAGGGTTTTGTGGGAAAGACGATAGACGGGATATTAGGCTTCATGGAGGAGGCATTCGTCTCTGAGGCCAGCTCCCGCCTGCCCGGCGTTCTGCAAAGCCTGGACCCAAGGGCGAAGCTGATCTCCATTCTGGCCATCGTATTCGCAACCAGCCTGATTGGAGATCTGAATGTCCTGATATTCATCTATCTCCTCACCCTGCTCTTCGCATATCTGAGCAAAATAGATGTGCTCTTTTTCATCAAGAGGGTGTGGCTGTTCATACCCGTTTTCGCTGGGATCATTGCCCTGCCCATGATCTTCAACATATTCATTCCGGGAGACCCTCTCATTCACCTGGCAATCCTCGGACCGGGAGCTCACCTGGGGCCGTTCTCCCTTCCAGAATCGATCTACATAACCCGCCAGGGAACTGTAGCCGCTGTGATCTTCACCATGAGGGTGGCAGCATGCGTATCGGCAGTAGTATTGCTTTTCATCACCACCTCCAAGCAGGTCCTCTTCAAATCCCTGAGATCTGTGGGCGTTCCAAAGCTGTATGTCCTCACCCTGGAGATGGCCTATCGCTATATCTTCCTCCTGATGGAGCTGGTGCGAGAGATGTACATCGCCAAGAAGGCGAGAACCATCCGGGCAGGAGGGCTGTTCGACGAGCAGAAGTGGATGGGAGGGAGGATGGGCTATACCCTGATCAGATCCCTGGACATGAGCGAGAAAGTCCATATGGCCATGACCTCCCGAGGCTTTAACGGCGAGGTGCATATTATGCAGGAATTCAAATTCAGGAATCGTGACTATCTCGCCGGGGCAACAGCTATATCTCTGGGCATTGTGCTCCTTCTGATCTCTCAGAATATCCCTCGGATATAG
- a CDS encoding PDGLE domain-containing protein — translation MDKTTRNLIVGLAALIILAPLGLLAVGETFGEWGNEELEEKIGYVPEGLEELSSLWSAPMPDYALPGMGDSMTAASAAYILSAVIGVIIGGGLLYILGKRIAKD, via the coding sequence ATGGACAAGACTACAAGGAACCTGATAGTAGGCCTGGCTGCGCTCATCATCCTTGCGCCACTTGGCCTGCTGGCAGTGGGAGAGACCTTTGGAGAATGGGGAAATGAGGAGCTAGAGGAGAAGATAGGCTATGTTCCAGAAGGCTTAGAGGAGCTTTCATCCCTTTGGAGCGCGCCAATGCCAGACTATGCCCTGCCCGGGATGGGAGACTCAATGACCGCAGCGTCTGCGGCGTACATTCTCTCCGCGGTGATAGGAGTTATCATTGGAGGCGGCCTGCTATACATTCTGGGAAAGAGGATCGCAAAGGATTAG
- the cbiM gene encoding cobalt transporter CbiM: MHIPDGYLGPYTYGALWIIMIPIWIYAGRRLGNELRSRQVPLLALSAAFSFVIMMFNVPIPGGSTGHAVGAAIIGIVLGPWAAVISVTVALVLQALIFGDGGITAIAANCFNMAVVMPFSAYYIYRIVSGSTNIASSRRVIAAAIAGYVSLTLAAALTGFMFGIQPLLHQTAEGIPVFMPYSLNITMPAMILEHALGFSILEALVTALIFAYIQKTDATLLYGELSARERIKMGRAGTL, encoded by the coding sequence ATGCACATTCCTGATGGCTATTTAGGGCCTTATACTTACGGTGCATTATGGATAATAATGATCCCTATATGGATCTACGCCGGAAGGCGGTTGGGCAACGAACTCAGATCAAGGCAGGTTCCCCTGCTTGCTCTCTCCGCGGCATTCTCCTTCGTGATCATGATGTTCAATGTTCCAATACCTGGTGGCAGCACTGGCCACGCAGTGGGAGCAGCGATAATAGGAATAGTTCTGGGACCCTGGGCAGCGGTAATATCAGTGACGGTGGCCCTGGTATTGCAGGCCCTGATATTTGGAGATGGGGGGATCACAGCCATTGCTGCCAACTGTTTCAACATGGCCGTAGTGATGCCCTTTTCCGCTTATTATATCTACAGGATAGTGAGCGGAAGCACTAATATCGCATCTTCACGCAGGGTCATTGCCGCAGCAATAGCAGGATATGTATCGCTCACCCTGGCGGCAGCTCTGACCGGCTTCATGTTCGGAATCCAACCCCTCCTCCATCAAACGGCAGAAGGAATTCCCGTCTTTATGCCTTATTCCCTGAATATCACCATGCCTGCAATGATACTGGAGCACGCGCTCGGATTTTCCATTCTCGAGGCGTTGGTAACTGCTTTGATCTTCGCCTATATTCAAAAGACCGATGCCACCCTGCTTTATGGTGAGTTATCCGCTAGAGAGAGGATAAAAATGGGAAGGGCAGGAACGTTGTGA
- a CDS encoding DUF5803 family protein has translation MTETTTEKSILLLIALMAAILSAPTSSAEIKGQTDGIHEGTADFDLSESINSTANSIAPAEHNGFTIYNATASMNGGADGEFNGTVYRLGELVTEVTVPVNASRLNLTLPEKVDNITLYDEAGRMVKINSSQSFWQGNYIYSLDFERHVEGRLVYNLTSQGQQFVISIRDKGPVRVILPEGYATGDRLLGIAWPPPDMIASAEKKSALTWYNTTKVSYIEVNYYRDNAREALAIIISILALAAIALLVEYYFSIRKLRSLRMEKEEESMKKN, from the coding sequence ATGACTGAGACTACCACTGAAAAGAGCATACTGCTTCTGATCGCCCTGATGGCGGCCATTCTCTCTGCCCCTACCTCCTCTGCTGAGATCAAAGGGCAGACAGACGGGATACACGAGGGCACTGCCGACTTTGATCTCTCTGAATCCATAAACAGCACTGCGAACAGCATCGCCCCTGCAGAGCATAATGGATTCACAATTTATAATGCCACAGCATCTATGAACGGCGGCGCAGATGGGGAGTTCAACGGCACAGTATATCGTCTGGGCGAGTTGGTGACCGAGGTTACAGTACCGGTCAATGCCAGCCGGCTTAATCTCACCCTGCCAGAGAAGGTGGATAATATCACCCTTTATGATGAAGCCGGAAGAATGGTTAAGATAAATAGCAGCCAGAGTTTCTGGCAGGGAAACTACATCTACAGCCTGGACTTTGAAAGGCATGTCGAGGGAAGGCTGGTCTACAACTTGACTTCACAGGGCCAGCAGTTTGTGATATCAATCCGAGATAAAGGACCGGTAAGAGTAATCCTGCCAGAAGGATATGCCACTGGAGACCGCCTGCTGGGAATAGCCTGGCCCCCACCTGACATGATCGCGAGCGCAGAAAAAAAGAGTGCTCTCACCTGGTATAATACCACTAAGGTATCCTATATTGAGGTGAACTACTATCGAGATAATGCCCGTGAAGCCTTGGCGATAATCATATCCATCCTCGCCCTGGCAGCGATTGCCCTGCTCGTTGAGTATTACTTCAGCATCAGAAAGCTGAGATCATTGAGGATGGAGAAGGAAGAAGAGTCCATGAAGAAGAATTAA
- a CDS encoding MBL fold metallo-hydrolase, whose amino-acid sequence MSKTITICDGIYAVGGPNLSRSEDAYVYLVDAKSCLVLIDAGVGYGNDKIEKNIRSLGSEPAQVWHIIATHCHIDHIGGLHLWRDKYGSKIIAHELDRAGIEGKNNELTAASMYGVDYRPVMLDTILSGEHNQIRLGEMEFKVLHTPGHTPGSISVYIDTPEGRVLFGQDIHGPFSPSWDSDMVEWRRSMRKLLDLEADFLCEGHAGIYRGEEIREYIEGYLRRYSSS is encoded by the coding sequence ATGAGTAAAACAATAACCATTTGCGATGGGATCTATGCTGTGGGGGGACCGAATCTCTCCCGTTCCGAGGATGCATATGTCTATCTTGTCGATGCAAAGAGCTGTCTGGTTTTAATAGACGCTGGTGTAGGATATGGAAATGATAAGATAGAAAAGAACATCAGATCTCTGGGCTCCGAGCCAGCACAGGTCTGGCATATTATTGCCACCCACTGCCACATCGATCATATCGGAGGACTTCACCTCTGGCGGGATAAGTACGGCAGCAAGATCATTGCCCATGAACTGGACCGGGCTGGCATAGAGGGCAAGAATAATGAGCTGACGGCCGCCAGCATGTACGGGGTTGACTACCGGCCGGTCATGCTTGATACCATCCTCTCTGGCGAGCATAATCAGATCCGTCTGGGAGAGATGGAATTTAAGGTCCTTCACACCCCCGGCCACACTCCTGGAAGCATCTCGGTTTATATCGATACCCCTGAAGGCAGGGTTCTCTTCGGCCAGGATATACACGGCCCGTTCTCTCCCTCCTGGGATTCTGATATGGTGGAGTGGAGGAGATCGATGAGAAAACTCCTTGACCTTGAGGCCGATTTTCTCTGCGAGGGGCATGCTGGGATCTACAGAGGCGAGGAGATCAGAGAATATATTGAGGGCTATTTGAGAAGATATAGCTCGAGCTGA
- the rtcA gene encoding RNA 3'-terminal phosphate cyclase has product MIEIDGSFGEGGGQIVRTAVALCAVTGKSVHISKIRQGRPKPGLAAQHAHAIAALASICQAKTSGISPGSSEISFSPGEIQGGSYEISIGTAGSATLLLQCLLPALLRANTPTTLSVQGGTDVQWSPTVDYFQNVFLPALQRFGAKASLKLEKRGYYPHGQGNVVCSIEPSELQAAHLESTGVRNASGDRSEMEISGISHCSNLPENVAKRQADAAAGALLEAGFEANIALEVLRLPSTGSGITLWSDSPRVHIGASSLGKRGLPAERVGKSAAEELALELASGASVDVHLADQLIPYLALAGGSYSTREISLHTSTNIWTAEHFLERKISISQKDISGKEVMVLEA; this is encoded by the coding sequence ATGATTGAGATAGACGGCTCCTTTGGAGAAGGGGGCGGCCAGATCGTCAGGACGGCTGTGGCACTTTGTGCGGTCACTGGGAAATCGGTCCACATAAGCAAGATAAGGCAAGGCCGTCCAAAGCCCGGACTGGCAGCTCAGCATGCCCATGCTATTGCTGCTCTGGCCAGCATATGCCAGGCCAAGACCTCAGGCATCAGCCCTGGATCATCAGAGATCAGCTTCTCTCCCGGCGAGATTCAAGGTGGCAGCTATGAGATCTCCATAGGGACTGCCGGAAGCGCGACTCTTCTCCTTCAATGTCTCCTCCCTGCACTGCTTCGGGCCAATACACCCACAACCTTATCGGTTCAGGGTGGAACTGATGTGCAGTGGTCGCCAACTGTCGATTACTTCCAGAACGTCTTCCTGCCCGCTCTGCAGCGTTTCGGGGCCAAAGCGAGCCTGAAGCTGGAGAAGAGAGGATACTACCCCCATGGCCAGGGAAATGTGGTCTGCAGTATCGAGCCCTCGGAACTCCAGGCCGCTCATCTGGAGAGCACAGGCGTCAGGAACGCTTCCGGCGATCGATCTGAAATGGAAATCTCCGGAATATCCCATTGCTCAAACCTGCCCGAGAATGTGGCCAAAAGACAGGCGGATGCAGCGGCCGGAGCTCTTCTGGAGGCAGGCTTTGAGGCCAACATAGCCCTGGAGGTCCTCAGGCTGCCGTCAACGGGTAGCGGCATTACCCTTTGGTCGGATTCTCCCAGAGTCCATATTGGTGCCAGCAGCCTGGGCAAGAGAGGTCTTCCTGCAGAAAGGGTAGGAAAGAGCGCCGCAGAGGAGCTGGCTTTGGAGCTTGCATCTGGCGCATCTGTGGATGTTCATCTGGCCGATCAGCTGATTCCCTATCTAGCCCTGGCAGGAGGTAGCTATAGCACCCGGGAGATATCCCTGCACACCAGTACTAATATATGGACTGCAGAGCATTTTCTGGAGAGGAAGATATCGATCTCGCAAAAAGATATATCAGGAAAGGAAGTTATGGTGCTCGAGGCTTGA
- a CDS encoding multidrug effflux MFS transporter, translating to MTDSQSAFVSGGRRQKYLGNRGLIALIAFLSAFVPLSTDLYLPALPGMSKYFQVSAEQVNLTLIFFFIVFAAGMLFWGPLSDKYGRRPILIAGLAIYSLAGFLCAISQDINQLIAFRILQAIGGSSASAVAMAMIKDVYDSRNREMILAWVSSMVLISPMAAPVLGALLLGFTSWRGVFVVLGVIGFVALSGSLALVETLNTRYTGTLSQSIGRLAVVLKNPGFLSLLIVFSLLSFSSMAFIASSSYIYIDGFGLSEKLFSLYFAFNALGMIGGPMLYLRLSKRFRRYSIIIAGFISTFLGGLLVYHLGSLQPWIFALCLFPATTMGSCIRTPGANLMLEQQEEDTGSASALMSCFGILMGSMGMTVISQEWSNTIRILGLMNILVGVLCLCLWLLLSNRPFVKQIP from the coding sequence ATGACGGATTCCCAATCAGCCTTTGTCTCCGGGGGCAGGAGACAGAAATATCTGGGCAACAGGGGCCTTATCGCCCTCATCGCATTTCTGAGCGCATTCGTTCCCCTATCTACTGATCTCTATCTTCCTGCCCTGCCCGGCATGTCCAAATATTTCCAGGTATCAGCCGAGCAGGTCAATCTCACGCTGATATTCTTCTTCATCGTTTTTGCCGCGGGGATGCTCTTCTGGGGGCCCCTGAGCGATAAATACGGCCGGCGCCCCATTCTGATAGCTGGCCTTGCCATCTATTCTCTGGCAGGATTCCTCTGTGCCATCTCCCAGGATATCAATCAACTCATCGCGTTTCGCATCCTCCAGGCTATTGGAGGAAGCTCAGCCTCCGCGGTGGCCATGGCAATGATAAAGGATGTGTACGACAGCCGCAACCGGGAGATGATCCTGGCCTGGGTCTCCTCCATGGTCCTCATATCACCCATGGCGGCACCAGTCTTGGGAGCGCTCCTCTTAGGGTTCACATCCTGGAGAGGAGTGTTTGTGGTCCTGGGAGTCATAGGATTTGTCGCTCTATCAGGTAGCCTGGCCCTGGTGGAGACGCTAAATACAAGATATACCGGTACATTGAGCCAGTCCATCGGGAGGCTGGCAGTGGTGCTGAAGAACCCTGGATTTTTATCTCTGCTAATCGTATTCTCCCTGCTCAGCTTCTCCTCTATGGCCTTCATCGCTTCATCCTCATACATTTACATAGACGGCTTCGGCTTGAGCGAGAAGCTCTTTTCCCTCTATTTCGCCTTCAATGCCCTGGGGATGATTGGGGGGCCCATGCTTTATCTGCGTCTATCTAAGAGGTTTCGCCGCTATTCGATTATCATCGCCGGCTTCATCTCTACATTTCTCGGAGGGCTGCTGGTGTACCATCTTGGCAGCCTTCAGCCCTGGATATTCGCATTATGCCTTTTTCCGGCGACGACGATGGGAAGCTGCATCCGGACCCCGGGCGCAAATCTGATGCTGGAGCAACAAGAGGAAGATACCGGCTCTGCCTCTGCTCTCATGAGCTGTTTTGGGATTCTAATGGGCAGCATGGGCATGACCGTCATCTCTCAGGAGTGGAGCAATACCATTCGGATCTTGGGATTGATGAATATCCTGGTGGGGGTATTGTGTCTTTGCCTTTGGCTTCTCCTGTCAAATAGGCCTTTTGTAAAGCAGATTCCCTGA
- a CDS encoding flavodoxin family protein, with protein sequence MKIVGISGSPRKAGNTEFLLNEALAVAAEYGFQTERLLCSELNFDFCSDCGDCSKGKPCPNKDDMHKVLRAMQEAEGIIVASPVYFGNVTAQLKAIFDRTIPLRRQGFRLRNKIGCAIAVGGSRNGGQEKTLESIHAWMHIQGMIVVGDDAHFGGIAVRPAAEDRIGRKTVVASANKLCDLLLLKKEYDGTIKGD encoded by the coding sequence ATGAAAATAGTAGGCATCTCAGGCAGTCCCAGGAAGGCCGGCAACACCGAGTTCTTGCTAAACGAGGCACTGGCGGTAGCTGCTGAATATGGCTTTCAGACGGAAAGGCTGCTCTGCTCAGAGCTGAATTTTGATTTTTGCAGCGACTGCGGAGACTGCAGCAAAGGCAAACCCTGTCCCAATAAAGATGATATGCACAAGGTCCTGAGGGCAATGCAAGAGGCAGAAGGCATAATTGTGGCCTCGCCCGTCTACTTCGGAAACGTCACTGCCCAGCTCAAGGCGATCTTCGACCGGACCATTCCCCTCCGCAGGCAGGGCTTCAGGCTCAGGAATAAGATTGGCTGCGCGATAGCCGTTGGTGGCTCCAGAAACGGCGGCCAGGAGAAGACCCTGGAGAGCATTCACGCCTGGATGCACATCCAGGGAATGATAGTGGTTGGTGATGATGCTCATTTTGGAGGCATTGCCGTTCGGCCAGCAGCAGAGGACCGCATCGGCAGAAAGACTGTGGTGGCCAGTGCCAATAAGCTGTGCGATCTATTGCTCTTGAAAAAGGAGTATGATGGGACCATCAAGGGAGACTGA
- a CDS encoding PRC-barrel domain-containing protein: MNAEITSLLEQDVYTQKGIYVGRVDDAVLDPDNGVVSGLALGDVNRDLFDSKGKGIVIPYRWVTAVGDIIIIRHLSRNAKAEPKVS; the protein is encoded by the coding sequence ATGAATGCTGAGATCACATCGCTTCTGGAACAGGATGTCTATACTCAGAAAGGCATCTATGTGGGCAGGGTGGACGATGCCGTCTTAGATCCTGACAACGGGGTGGTAAGCGGACTGGCTTTGGGAGACGTCAACCGGGATCTTTTCGATAGCAAGGGCAAAGGGATCGTCATCCCTTACCGCTGGGTCACTGCTGTCGGCGACATCATAATAATCAGGCACCTGAGTAGAAATGCAAAGGCTGAGCCAAAAGTCAGCTAA
- a CDS encoding tRNA(His) guanylyltransferase Thg1 family protein, giving the protein MQRLSQKSANWEIYSGLRARPPLVARADGRGFKNILAGFKKPYDAGFASAMASSASGLFEDSGLSPLLAFMFSDEINLIFLAAPFGGRIEKIDSLVAGSLSAALSLQLAKPVSMDCRTIPLCKAEIREYLIERQNETWRNHVFSYGFYMLQDEGIDPAGAMERLRGMKEHEIHELVFQRGINLAKTPSWERRGIMIYRDERRILQDWELPLFSSRKGEELLARIIISRSGREG; this is encoded by the coding sequence ATGCAAAGGCTGAGCCAAAAGTCAGCTAACTGGGAGATCTATTCCGGTCTTCGGGCCCGTCCCCCTCTGGTAGCAAGGGCAGATGGCCGGGGCTTCAAGAATATCCTGGCTGGATTCAAGAAGCCTTACGATGCAGGCTTCGCGAGCGCAATGGCATCCTCAGCCAGCGGCTTGTTCGAGGATTCGGGGCTCAGTCCTCTCCTGGCATTCATGTTCTCCGATGAGATCAATCTCATCTTCCTGGCTGCTCCCTTTGGGGGACGGATAGAGAAGATAGATTCCCTGGTCGCGGGCTCATTATCTGCTGCTCTCTCTCTCCAGCTAGCAAAGCCCGTCTCAATGGACTGCCGGACCATTCCCCTGTGCAAGGCCGAGATCAGAGAATACCTAATTGAGCGGCAGAACGAGACCTGGAGAAACCATGTCTTCTCTTATGGATTTTATATGCTGCAGGATGAAGGAATCGATCCGGCCGGAGCCATGGAGAGGCTGCGGGGAATGAAAGAGCATGAGATTCATGAGCTGGTCTTCCAGAGAGGAATAAACCTGGCCAAGACTCCTTCCTGGGAGAGAAGGGGAATAATGATCTATCGCGATGAAAGAAGAATCTTGCAGGATTGGGAGCTGCCTCTCTTCTCTTCTCGAAAAGGGGAGGAGCTGCTGGCCCGGATTATCATCAGTCGCTCTGGGAGAGAAGGGTGA
- a CDS encoding ribulose-bisphosphate carboxylase produces the protein MIQEELSKTLNPKQVQYMRMDLPDPRNGEYLLAVFHLIPSGELNIMQAAAEVAAESSTGTNFAVKTETPFSRVMNALVYKVDIEKNLVWIAYPWRLFDRNGNVQNIMTYIAGNALGMKEIKALKLLDIWFPPSMLEQYDGPSYTLDDMRTYLNVHDRPILGTIIKPKMGLTSSEYAEVCYDFWVGGGDFVKNDEPQADQDFCPYDKMVKYVKMAMDKAVKETGKKKVHSFNVSSADFDTMIERCEMIREAGFEPGSYAFLIDGITAGWMAVQTLRRRYPDVFLHFHRAGHGGFTRPENPIGFSVLVLSKFARLAGASGIHTGTAGVGKMAGSPEEDVTAARNILKVEGKGHFFTQNWGRIPPQDDDAIKMVEMDDAHHVVLEDDSWRGLKKCCPIISGGLNPTLLEPFIDVMGGIDFITTMGAGCHAHPRGTRAGAMALVQACEAYKNKIDIADYAKDHRELAEAIEFFSKKKKK, from the coding sequence ATGATTCAAGAAGAACTCTCAAAAACGCTCAATCCGAAGCAGGTCCAGTACATGAGGATGGATCTTCCTGATCCGAGGAACGGCGAGTATCTTCTGGCTGTGTTTCACCTGATCCCCAGCGGCGAGCTCAACATTATGCAAGCCGCAGCCGAGGTCGCAGCTGAGAGCTCAACAGGCACCAATTTTGCCGTGAAGACCGAGACTCCCTTCTCAAGGGTGATGAACGCCCTCGTCTACAAGGTTGACATCGAGAAGAACCTGGTCTGGATCGCCTATCCCTGGCGCCTGTTCGATAGAAACGGCAACGTCCAGAACATCATGACCTACATCGCCGGGAACGCCCTCGGCATGAAGGAGATCAAGGCTCTCAAGCTCCTGGACATCTGGTTCCCCCCCTCCATGCTGGAGCAGTACGACGGCCCAAGCTATACACTCGACGACATGAGAACCTACCTCAATGTGCACGACAGGCCGATACTCGGGACCATAATCAAACCCAAGATGGGGCTCACCTCTTCGGAGTACGCCGAGGTCTGCTATGACTTCTGGGTGGGCGGAGGCGACTTCGTCAAGAACGACGAGCCCCAAGCCGACCAGGACTTCTGCCCCTACGACAAAATGGTCAAGTATGTCAAGATGGCAATGGACAAGGCGGTCAAGGAGACGGGGAAGAAGAAGGTCCACTCGTTCAACGTATCCTCGGCCGATTTCGACACCATGATCGAAAGGTGCGAGATGATCAGGGAGGCGGGCTTCGAGCCGGGTTCATACGCCTTCCTCATAGACGGCATCACCGCCGGGTGGATGGCGGTGCAGACGCTGAGACGGAGGTATCCGGATGTCTTTTTGCACTTCCACAGGGCAGGCCACGGTGGCTTTACCAGGCCGGAGAACCCCATTGGCTTCTCAGTGCTAGTGCTCTCCAAGTTTGCCAGGTTGGCAGGCGCATCAGGTATCCACACCGGGACGGCAGGCGTCGGCAAGATGGCAGGCAGTCCCGAGGAGGACGTAACTGCGGCGAGGAACATCCTGAAAGTCGAGGGAAAGGGTCACTTCTTCACCCAGAACTGGGGAAGGATCCCGCCGCAGGACGACGATGCCATCAAGATGGTCGAGATGGACGATGCTCACCACGTTGTCCTGGAGGACGACTCCTGGCGCGGCCTCAAGAAATGCTGCCCGATCATCTCTGGAGGACTAAACCCGACGCTCCTCGAGCCTTTCATCGATGTCATGGGAGGAATCGATTTCATTACGACCATGGGCGCGGGTTGCCACGCTCACCCGAGAGGAACACGCGCTGGTGCGATGGCCCTTGTGCAGGCATGCGAAGCCTACAAGAATAAGATCGACATCGCGGACTATGCGAAGGATCACAGAGAACTCGCCGAGGCGATCGAGTTCTTCAGCAAGAAGAAAAAGAAGTGA
- a CDS encoding cache domain-containing protein, which translates to MRIAALARMVALMSLSVLAAITLCIASDQTASADEVIAFLDEAVAYVDNNGMENALQEFNDPTGSFVRGDLYIFAYDFNGTCLAHPINPELVGQTSLLDINDVDVVGREIALAKRGGGTMYIVFPNPSHEGKEELKQLHLESVNDSMYLGSGRYLSDIQASFDQGERDELVDFVNEALKYAQENGKEKALQAFNDPEGNFARDGLYIFAYDYEGQNLALSHQPELVGTNRIDAQDPNGVYFIQQITDMAKNGDGFAYYVYPDPSNNMTQELKLSYVMDVDGTWFLGSGIYSSD; encoded by the coding sequence ATGAGAATTGCTGCTTTAGCCCGTATGGTAGCTTTGATGTCTCTATCGGTCTTAGCTGCCATTACCTTATGTATAGCTTCCGATCAGACCGCTTCGGCGGACGAGGTTATCGCCTTTTTGGATGAAGCTGTAGCTTATGTGGACAACAATGGTATGGAGAACGCTCTCCAAGAGTTCAACGATCCAACTGGATCTTTTGTTCGGGGAGATCTCTACATCTTCGCATATGATTTCAATGGAACCTGCCTCGCCCATCCTATCAATCCTGAATTGGTCGGCCAAACCAGCCTGTTGGATATCAATGATGTGGATGTGGTAGGCCGCGAGATTGCATTGGCTAAGAGAGGCGGCGGAACTATGTATATCGTCTTCCCGAATCCATCTCATGAAGGCAAGGAGGAGCTAAAACAACTCCATCTTGAGAGTGTTAATGATAGCATGTACCTTGGATCTGGGCGGTACCTTTCTGACATTCAGGCATCATTCGATCAGGGGGAAAGAGATGAGCTTGTAGATTTTGTGAATGAAGCCTTGAAGTACGCCCAGGAGAATGGCAAAGAGAAAGCTCTTCAGGCATTCAACGATCCAGAAGGCAATTTCGCCCGAGACGGACTTTACATCTTTGCCTACGACTATGAGGGACAGAACTTGGCGCTTTCCCATCAGCCTGAGCTGGTCGGCACAAACCGCATCGATGCTCAGGATCCCAATGGAGTATATTTCATTCAGCAGATCACAGATATGGCCAAAAATGGAGATGGCTTTGCCTATTACGTCTACCCAGACCCATCTAACAACATGACCCAAGAATTGAAGCTCAGCTACGTTATGGATGTCGATGGTACCTGGTTCCTGGGATCGGGCATCTATTCAAGCGATTAG